Genomic window (Streptomyces clavuligerus):
AGCGAGCCCGGTGGACGCATCGAGATCGATCAGGTGACGATCGCCCAGCTCCTGGGCCTGAGCCGGGCCGCGGTGAACGCGGCGCTGCGTGATCTGGATCTGGCGCAGCTGGTGAAGAAGCAGCGTGCGGGCATCTACCAGATCAATCCGATGCTCGCGGGCTATCTCTCGCCGGAGGACGCGGTTGCGGCGGTCCGGGCCATGCCGTCGGAACAGCGTCTGAACGCGCCCGACTTCGTCGAGCGGTACAAGAGCGCCGTCACGGCCTATCAGGATCAACTCGCCGAGAAGCGACGGCGGAAGGACGACGAGAGACGGCGTCAGATCTTCCGCGCCGTTTCCTGACACCCCCTCCCCCACCTACCTTTCCCCGCCCCGGCGCCGGGTAGCGCCTCGGGGTGGGTGTGCGGTGCTCGACGCCGTGGAACGGGATGGCCCCGGCGAGAGTAGTTCGTTTGTCTTGAAACGACTGCACGTACCGGGGGCGGTTTGGCGTCCGGGCCGGGGTGATGGATTCTGCTCGTCACTCGCGGCAGGGGACGGAACCCTCTCCCCCACGCTGCCGCGTTGCCGCCATCCCCATAGCCTCCTCCCTTCGGCGAGCAGGAGGCCGTCGTTCTGGAAGGAACGCGCCGTGCCGCAAGAATTAGCTGGTGAACTCAGGGTGACAGCCGCGCAGGTCGGAGCCTGGTACGACCAGTTCGGAGACATCTACCACCAGACCCTCGGCGAGAGCATCCACTGCGGGCTGTGGTTCCCGCCGGACGAGCCGCACCCCGCCCGCGTGGATCTGGTCTCCTTGTCCTCGGAGGCCCAGGACCGGTTCACCGACTACCTCATCAAGACCTTGGACCCCCACGCCGACCAGCATGTTCTGGACATCGGCTGCGGCACGGGGCGCTCGGCCCTCCGGCTGTCCCAGCAGCGCGGCGCCAAGGTCACAGGTGTCGCCATCAGCAAGGTCCAGATTGAGCACGCAAACCGGCTCGCCGAGACCCACGACCTGAGTGACCGCCTGGTCTTCGAACACGCCGACGCCATGCACCTGCCCTACGAGGACGAGTCCTTCGACAGCGCCTGGGCGATCGAGAGCCTGTGCCACATGGACCGGGCGAAGGCCCTGCGCGAGGCGTACCGCGTGCTGCGTCCCGGCGGGGACTTCCTGCTTCTGGAGTCTGTCCTCACCAACCCGCTCACCGAGGCCGAGGCCACTTCGCTCGACACGATGCTCGCCGCCAACACTCCGCTGTGGCTGCCGGAGTTCTTTGAGCTGATCACCCGGGCCGGCTTCGAGACCCTGGAGCTGAAGGACCTGTCGGCGAACCTGGCGATGACGATGAATGTGCTGGAGCTGGTCTGCCACGACCGCCGGGAGGAGTTCACCCGACGCTTTGGCGCGGAATTCACGGAGCTGCTGATGGCAGGGCTCCCAGAGGCACGGAACATCACCGCCCGGAAGACCCGCTTCTTCATGCTGCTGCTGCGCAAGCCGCCCGTCCCGGCGAACTGACCCGGCCCTCCAGCGACCAGCAGCCCCGGTCTGCCCGCTCCAACAGCGGCAGACCGGGGCTTTTCTGTGGGGGGTTTGATGCCACTTGGCGCCACGTTCAGCCACTCCAGTAACACGTATCTCTCCAGTCCCATTACGGCGTAATAATCCGCGCCGAGGCTCCGGGCTGTCGGGTGGCCATACGCATACCGACATGGATACAGCGGGTCCCATCGGCGAGGGCGGAGAAGACCACCGGCAGCCACTCCCCCGTCGTCAGCTCGATGTCCCGGCCCGCGAAGACGGTGTCCGTCACCGGGATCAGTTCCATCTCGCGTGGAACGGGGGAGCCCGGCACCCCGGGGGAGAACTCATGCACCAGCCGCCCCGGAGCACTCTCCCCCGTCACGGTGATGACGGTTCCCGCCCGTCGATAGGTCCCCAGCAATGGGGCGAGGTCGACGGTCGGGGGCTCGGCGGCGGGGGCGAAGGGTTCCGGCAGGACCACACCGGACAGCTCGTCGAGGAGTTCTCCGCAGAGCGCCGCCGACAACCGCC
Coding sequences:
- a CDS encoding helix-turn-helix domain-containing protein encodes the protein MSGLHFAAVNAEGVVADLDLLPAAYRVLLKLRAHSEPGGRIEIDQVTIAQLLGLSRAAVNAALRDLDLAQLVKKQRAGIYQINPMLAGYLSPEDAVAAVRAMPSEQRLNAPDFVERYKSAVTAYQDQLAEKRRRKDDERRRQIFRAVS
- a CDS encoding methyltransferase domain-containing protein, whose protein sequence is MPQELAGELRVTAAQVGAWYDQFGDIYHQTLGESIHCGLWFPPDEPHPARVDLVSLSSEAQDRFTDYLIKTLDPHADQHVLDIGCGTGRSALRLSQQRGAKVTGVAISKVQIEHANRLAETHDLSDRLVFEHADAMHLPYEDESFDSAWAIESLCHMDRAKALREAYRVLRPGGDFLLLESVLTNPLTEAEATSLDTMLAANTPLWLPEFFELITRAGFETLELKDLSANLAMTMNVLELVCHDRREEFTRRFGAEFTELLMAGLPEARNITARKTRFFMLLLRKPPVPAN